The Aspergillus nidulans FGSC A4 chromosome VII nucleotide sequence TCTTCCAAGAGCAAAACGAGAAGATCGCCAATGGCTCGCTTACCACGCCTGGTGAATCACACTACATTCATCTGGACACTCTCGGGATCATAAACGGCTGTATCGACCTGCTTGTGCAGGCTCCGTCGTACCCTGAGATTGCGTACAACAACACCTACGGAATCGAGGCAATTAACGAAACCATCTATGAGTTTGCGATGAATGCATGGAGCAAACCCGGTGGCTGCAAGGACCAAATAGTCCGATGCCGCCAGCTTGCGGCCGAAGGGGACCCTCGCATGTATGGCAACAACAAGACCGTGAATGCAGCCTGCCAGGCAGCGGACAGGTACTGCAGCAACAACGTGGAAGGCCCTTACCCACTGTTCTCTGGACGAGGCTATTATGACATCGCGCACTTCGACCCGgacccttttcctccaccatACTACCTGGGTTATCTGAGCCAGCACTGGGTTCAGGATGCCCTTGGGGTTCATATCAACTTTACCGAGTCTATTGACAGCGTCTACAACGCATTTGGAACTGTTGGTGATTATGCTCGATCTGATGTTCGCGGCTACTTGGAGGATCTAGCTTACGTGCTCGACTCGGGTATTAAGGTCGCCCTCGTTTACGGCGACCGCGACTATGCCTGCCCGTGGAACGGCGGTGAGCAAGTAAGTCTGCAGGTTGACTACAGCCATGCCGACAAGTTCCGCGCTGCCGGATACGCACCGCTGCATACCAACTCCTCATATGTCGGCGGCTCTGTACGCCAGTATGGGAACTTCTCCTTCACGCGGGTATACCAAGCCGGACATGAAGTGCCGGCATATCAGCCGGAGACGGCGTATGAGATCTTCCACCGTGCAATGTTCAATCGGGACATCGCAACAGGAAAGATCTCCACGGCTAAGAACAGCACTTATTCCACCAAGGGGCCTTCCTCGACATGGAATGTCACAAACACCGTGCCTGACAGCCCGGAGCCGACTTGCTATATCCTCTCACTGTCATCCTACTGCACTGAGGAACAGACTCAAAGCGTGGCGAACGGGACTGCATTGATCAAAGATTACATAGTGGTGGAGGAAAGTCTCTAAACCGGGACCCCACTGCGAGCGTATTTAGATATATATTgctatatatacatatatacatGTATATAACTTGTTTCACGTGCAAAATGCATGTAAAGTAAATGTCGGTAAATAAAAAGATGCCAACTAAAAAGATAAATGAGCAGTGGAGCTTGGCTGGACACCGATAACGCCAACCTTATCCGTAAGAGGTAACTTGAAGTTGTAGCGGGCCACTTTCAGGCACCACCGGCCAGTGTCGTCTCCCAATCTGGCCCTATAATATGATTGCCATTGTGCTGAGTTCGTTGAGCACTTCGCCTCTGTTATTCTAGTTGAATCAGTCTCAAGACGACTGTGTCTTACCACAACG carries:
- the cp1 gene encoding putative carboxypeptidase S1 (transcript_id=CADANIAT00008923); the encoded protein is MVSPSDESVLSSLLASWVTRVLPSLSMPSLTSVVGLSASLVGLVAGQYFPPTPEGVKVIHSKHQKGVTISYKEPEICETTPGVKSYSGYVHLPPGTLNDLGLDQQYPINTFFWFFESRNDPVNAPLSIWMNGGPGSSSMIGLMQENGPCRVNIDSNSTELNPWSWNNYVNMLYIDQPNQVGFSYDVPTNGTYNQLTGVRDVSGWSTVPEQNNTFYVGTFPSLNASATANTTENAARALWSFAQTWFTEFPAYKPRDDRVSIWTESYGGRYGPSFSAFFQEQNEKIANGSLTTPGESHYIHLDTLGIINGCIDLLVQAPSYPEIAYNNTYGIEAINETIYEFAMNAWSKPGGCKDQIVRCRQLAAEGDPRMYGNNKTVNAACQAADRYCSNNVEGPYPLFSGRGYYDIAHFDPDPFPPPYYLGYLSQHWVQDALGVHINFTESIDSVYNAFGTVGDYARSDVRGYLEDLAYVLDSGIKVALVYGDRDYACPWNGGEQVSLQVDYSHADKFRAAGYAPLHTNSSYVGGSVRQYGNFSFTRVYQAGHEVPAYQPETAYEIFHRAMFNRDIATGKISTAKNSTYSTKGPSSTWNVTNTVPDSPEPTCYILSLSSYCTEEQTQSVANGTALIKDYIVVEESL